One part of the Deltaproteobacteria bacterium genome encodes these proteins:
- a CDS encoding 3-keto-5-aminohexanoate cleavage protein: protein MEKLIITVGITGSRITRDQTPHIPITPEEIAQSGIEAWKAGASVLHIHVRDPRTQLGCQDPAIYREVVDRIRSRTDAILCLTTSGIPGRNLPIEERLQSLAFDPEMVSFDAGSVNMGSNVFLNPPEFLEALAKATLAKGIKPELEVFEIGMVYTCRRYLEKGLLKAPLHFQFVLGVQGGMPATPKSLLHLTEIIPPGSTWSVIGIGASQLPMAVMGLMMDGHVRVGLEDNIYYSKGRLAESNAQLVERVVRISKEFGREVANPSEARKILCLPPIQSKMVL, encoded by the coding sequence ATGGAAAAACTGATCATTACTGTTGGAATTACCGGGTCCCGCATAACCCGGGACCAAACTCCCCATATCCCGATTACCCCCGAGGAGATCGCCCAATCGGGAATCGAAGCCTGGAAGGCCGGGGCCTCGGTCCTGCACATCCATGTCAGGGATCCCAGGACCCAATTAGGGTGCCAGGATCCGGCCATTTACCGGGAAGTGGTAGACCGGATCCGCAGCCGGACCGATGCCATTTTGTGTTTAACCACCAGCGGTATCCCGGGCCGCAACCTGCCGATTGAAGAGCGTCTCCAATCCCTGGCCTTTGATCCCGAAATGGTTTCTTTCGATGCCGGCTCGGTCAATATGGGGTCGAATGTCTTTTTAAACCCTCCTGAATTCCTGGAGGCCCTGGCCAAAGCCACTCTGGCCAAAGGGATTAAGCCGGAATTGGAGGTCTTTGAGATCGGCATGGTCTATACCTGCCGGCGATATCTGGAAAAAGGACTCCTTAAGGCCCCGCTCCATTTTCAATTTGTCCTGGGGGTTCAGGGGGGGATGCCGGCCACCCCCAAATCTCTCTTGCACCTGACCGAGATTATTCCCCCTGGCTCCACCTGGTCGGTCATAGGGATTGGGGCCAGCCAGCTCCCCATGGCCGTCATGGGTCTGATGATGGATGGCCATGTGCGGGTCGGTTTGGAGGATAATATTTATTATTCGAAAGGTCGGTTGGCTGAAAGCAACGCCCAACTGGTAGAAAGGGTCGTCCGGATCAGCAAAGAATTCGGCCGGGAAGTGGCCAACCCTTCCGAAGCCCGGAAAATTCTGTGTTTGCCCCCCATTCAGTCAAAAATGGTCTTATAA
- the mutY gene encoding A/G-specific adenine glycosylase — protein TPYTTWLSEIMLQQTQVRQVEPYYRRFINLFPEIRLLAEAPLEKVLKVWEGMGYYSRARNLHQTAQILVHRFKGEIPAGLEDLLKLPGIGRSTAGAILSLAYGQSVPVLDGNIKRVLIRFFFISRDPGDKDTIGQLWTLSRGILPLKNAGPFNEALMELGALICSPKNPQCADCPVKAACQGYRSGRPASLPIKRPPKKIPHFDVAAAVVRNNTKILITRRPEKGLLGGLWEFPGGKKEPGESLEECLQREIREELNIEIEVGEPFFKVRHGYTHFRITLHCFFCRKLKGRIKRLGIMDYRWVHPSELDLFPFPRADQKVIEYLKEQVWKN, from the coding sequence ACGCCTTATACCACCTGGCTCTCTGAAATTATGCTACAGCAGACCCAGGTTCGGCAAGTCGAACCTTATTACCGCCGTTTTATAAACCTATTTCCGGAAATCCGGCTCCTGGCCGAGGCCCCTTTAGAAAAGGTGCTTAAAGTCTGGGAGGGGATGGGCTATTACAGCCGGGCCCGAAACCTCCATCAAACGGCCCAGATTCTGGTTCACCGATTTAAAGGGGAAATTCCCGCCGGGCTTGAAGATCTCCTCAAACTGCCGGGCATCGGCCGGTCGACGGCCGGAGCCATACTCAGTCTGGCTTATGGGCAATCGGTCCCCGTGCTGGATGGAAATATCAAACGGGTCCTGATACGGTTTTTTTTTATCAGCCGGGATCCCGGGGACAAAGATACCATAGGTCAGCTCTGGACCCTTTCCCGGGGAATACTTCCCCTTAAAAACGCCGGACCGTTCAACGAAGCCCTGATGGAGTTGGGGGCCTTGATCTGTTCCCCGAAAAATCCCCAGTGTGCCGACTGTCCTGTAAAAGCAGCCTGTCAAGGATATCGATCCGGCCGGCCGGCCTCTTTGCCCATTAAGCGGCCCCCAAAAAAGATCCCCCATTTTGATGTTGCCGCCGCCGTGGTGAGAAACAATACCAAGATCCTGATAACCAGGCGGCCGGAAAAGGGTTTATTGGGTGGTCTATGGGAATTCCCCGGAGGCAAAAAAGAACCCGGGGAATCCCTGGAAGAATGTTTGCAACGGGAAATACGCGAAGAATTAAATATAGAGATCGAAGTGGGGGAACCCTTTTTCAAGGTCCGCCATGGTTACACCCATTTTCGGATCACATTGCATTGTTTCTTTTGCCGCAAACTTAAAGGCCGCATCAAGCGCCTCGGGATTATGGATTACCGCTGGGTGCATCCTTCCGAGTTGGACCTTTTCCCTTTCCCCAGGGCGGATCAAAAAGTGATTGAATATTTAAAGGAGCAAGTATGGAAAAACTGA